Proteins found in one Lycium ferocissimum isolate CSIRO_LF1 chromosome 6, AGI_CSIRO_Lferr_CH_V1, whole genome shotgun sequence genomic segment:
- the LOC132061302 gene encoding photosystem II D2 protein-like — translation MVYPWIGRFLFGRSQFLKLAVSTPANSLAHSLLLLWGPEAQGAFTCWCQLGGRSGWFFAPSFGVNDYISIHPIFQGFHNWTLNPFHMMGVAGVLVFALLCAIHGATVENTLFEDGDGVNTFRAFNPTQAKETYSMVTANRFWSQIFRVAFSNKRWLHFFMLFVPVTDLWMSSLGVVGLALNLRAYDFVSQEIHAAEDLEFETFYTKNILLNEGIRTWMAAQDHSHENFIFPEEVLPRGNTL, via the exons ATGGTATACCCATGGATTGGCCGATTCTTATTTGGAAGGTCGCAATTTCTTAAACTAGCGGTTTCTACTCCTGCTAATAGTTTAGCACATTCGTTGTTGTTACTATGGGGTCCTGAAGCACAAGGAGCTTTTACTTGTTGGTGTCAATTGGGGG GTCGATCTGGGTGGTTCTTTGCACCTAGTTTTGGTGTAAACGACTATATTTCGATTCATCCTATTTTTCAAGGGTTTCATAATTGGACCTTGAACCCCTTTCATATGATGGGAGTTGCCGGTGTATTGGTATTTGCTTTACTATGCGCCATTCATGGTGCTACCGTAGAAAATACTTTATTTGAAGACGGTGATGGTGTAAATACATTCCGTGCTTTTAACCCAACTCAAGCCAAAGAAACTTATTCAATGGTCACCGCTAACCGCTTTTGGTCTCAAATCTTTAGGGTTGCTTTTTCCAATAAACGTTGGTTACATTTCTTTATGTTATTTGTACCAGTAACCGATTTATGGATGAGTTCTCTTGGAGTAGTCGGTTTAGCCCTGAACCTACGTGCCTATGACTTCGTTTCTCAGGAAATTCACGCAGCGGAAGATCTTGAATTTGAGACTTTCTACACCAAAAATATCCTCTTAAACGAAGGTATTCGCACTTGGATGGCTGCTCAAGATCATTCTCATGAAAACTTTATATTCCCTGAGGAGGTTCTACCACGTGGAAACACTCTTTAA